Within the Achromobacter spanius genome, the region ATGCCGGGACAGGCGCCGGCCAAGCCGTCGGCGGCGGTCGAGGAAGCCCAGGCCGATTACTCGAATTTTCGTCAGCGGTACGTGTCCTTACAGCACACGATGGAGACCAGCGTGGGAAATTTGCGCAGCCGCCTGCGCGGCATGGTCGCCGCCCGGAATGGCGAGATGACGCGGCTGGCCGTGGTGGACGCCATCATGGACCGCGCGTTGCTGCCCAAGGAACGCACCCTGCTGGGCGCGATCCCGAAGCTGCTGCAAGGGCATTTCGAGCGTTTGCGCCTGGCCGAGGAAGCACAGGCGCCGGCCACCCCAGGCGCGTGGCTGGACGTATTCCGCAAGGATATGCGCAGCGTTCTGCTTGCCGAATTGGATGTACGTTTACAACCGGTGGAAGGGCTGCTTGCCGCCCTTCGCGCCAGCTAACCAGGACACCATGTCCAAGACTCTGATCAATTTCGTTGTGTTTTTGGCCGGTTTGGCCGTTGTGGGCTGGATTGGCGCGGGCTACGCGGGGTCCAACCCGCTTGCACTGGCCGTGACGCTGCTGATAGCGGTCTGTTACCTGGCCGGCGCCTGGGAACTGCTGCGTTATCAGCAGGCCACGTCCAGCCTGGCGCGGTCCACCGCCGCGCTGTCCGAAGCGCCCGCCAGCCTGACTTCCTGGCTGGACCAGTTGCACCCCAGCCTGCGCAACGCCGCGCGCCTGCGCGTTGAAGGTGAACGGGTGGGCTTGCCCGGCCCGGCCCTGGCGCCCTATCTGGTTGGCCTGCTGGTGCTGCTGGGCATGCTGGGCACGTTCCTGGGCATGGTCGTCACGCTGCGCGGCACCGGCATGGCACTGGAAAGCGCGACCGACCTGGGCGCCATCCGCGCGTCGCTTGCCGCGCCGGTCAAGGGTCTGGGTTTTGCGTTCGGCACGTCGATTGCCGGGGTGGCCACGTCCGCCATGCTGGGCCTCTTGGCCGCGCTGTGCCGCCGTGAACGGGTGCAGGCCGCGCAACTGCTGGACACGAAGATCGCCACCACCTTGCGCGTGTATTCGCAAAGCTATCAGCGCGAAGAATCCTTCAAGCTGCTGCAACGCCAGGCCGAAGTCATGCAGCGCCAGGCCGAGGCCATGCCGACGCTGG harbors:
- a CDS encoding DUF3348 domain-containing protein, giving the protein MLQAPQRTGLSGPTLIRLLTRLTDVDVPESRQSLSDHLSQWLGWTDAIALSAALTTSPPVIAPGARVFSSAEERECVRVRTTLADAIASDTAATSAKRLMPGQAPAKPSAAVEEAQADYSNFRQRYVSLQHTMETSVGNLRSRLRGMVAARNGEMTRLAVVDAIMDRALLPKERTLLGAIPKLLQGHFERLRLAEEAQAPATPGAWLDVFRKDMRSVLLAELDVRLQPVEGLLAALRAS